One Chryseobacterium sp. StRB126 genomic region harbors:
- a CDS encoding LytR/AlgR family response regulator transcription factor has protein sequence MKIAIIEDELLAVNYLKDLLDKQNIIPVTEIVVLRSKKKAIEFFENNAADLIFMDIHLGDGMSLEIFEQVELFTPIIFITAFDEYAMRVFKHFTIDYVLKPFEEEDLHQALQKFVSIRNNFDPEPLLKSISTLRQGENTEVMKRFMVREGNKLKSVDEQNTAYFFASGKYLFLTTMDNQTYIYDDTIKDIIQKLNPQVFFKVNRKFIINKEAITEIIKHSSQKVELKLSPKPEVSDEVFISKMQIAECLNWLKN, from the coding sequence ATGAAAATTGCCATTATAGAAGATGAGCTGCTGGCTGTTAATTATCTGAAAGATCTTTTAGATAAACAAAACATCATTCCTGTTACGGAAATAGTAGTTCTTCGTTCCAAAAAAAAGGCAATAGAATTCTTTGAAAATAACGCTGCTGATCTTATTTTTATGGATATTCATCTTGGTGATGGGATGAGCCTTGAAATTTTTGAGCAGGTAGAACTTTTTACTCCTATCATTTTTATTACAGCTTTTGATGAGTATGCAATGCGTGTTTTCAAGCATTTCACCATAGATTATGTCCTGAAACCTTTTGAGGAAGAAGATCTTCATCAAGCATTACAGAAATTTGTTTCTATCAGAAATAATTTTGATCCCGAACCTTTATTGAAATCCATTTCTACCTTACGTCAGGGAGAAAATACGGAGGTGATGAAACGTTTCATGGTAAGAGAAGGCAATAAACTGAAATCTGTAGACGAGCAGAATACAGCCTACTTCTTTGCTTCCGGAAAATACCTTTTCCTTACTACAATGGATAACCAGACTTATATTTATGATGATACCATCAAAGATATTATTCAAAAACTGAATCCGCAGGTTTTCTTTAAAGTGAACCGAAAGTTTATCATCAATAAAGAAGCGATCACAGAGATCATCAAACATTCAAGCCAAAAAGTAGAATTAAAACTGTCTCCCAAACCTGAGGTAAGCGATGAGGTGTTTATCAGCAAAATGCAGATTGCCGAGTGTCTGAACTGGTTGAAGAATTAG
- a CDS encoding RagB/SusD family nutrient uptake outer membrane protein has translation MRKITTFIALAALSFTSIGCDRFLDIQPEGKVVPVNTEDYRKVLTSAYSKYPEHRSLLALRTDELSLDENASGFAYNRELAMWKDTGYDSNTGEYPWVRFYSVIFYLNQIINEGSKTMNDSPEKQQILGEAYALRAYSYFDLVNLYGKQYNPATASSDKGVSISLEIDVEAVLKPSTVQQVYDQIHSDIAKAEGMMQEQQQPTGSNYRFSKISLKALQARMALYQGDWNKALDYSQQVLAIKDGLSNLNTTNVAPHHYASVESIMALDNAFNGSVKNNLSFAAPELISSYNKTTDKRFGLYFEKAPDRYNVIKKGDSDFRVTFRTAEMYFIKSEALLKLNRLDEAKEILLKVLKNRYTPEGYTSVQNAVAPMNTSDFMNFILEERFREFAVEGHRWFDLRRANQKKIVHTVGGKEYILEQNDPRYTIAYPQSARKNNPNL, from the coding sequence ATGAGAAAAATAACAACATTTATCGCGTTAGCAGCTCTTAGTTTTACCAGCATAGGATGTGATAGATTTTTAGATATACAGCCGGAAGGTAAAGTAGTTCCTGTAAATACAGAAGATTACAGAAAGGTGCTTACCTCTGCTTATTCAAAATATCCGGAACACAGATCTTTATTGGCGTTGCGTACAGATGAACTTAGTTTGGATGAAAATGCCAGTGGCTTTGCTTATAATCGTGAACTTGCCATGTGGAAAGATACCGGTTATGATTCCAATACTGGGGAATACCCTTGGGTAAGATTCTATTCCGTGATCTTTTACCTGAACCAGATCATCAATGAAGGGAGTAAGACCATGAATGATTCTCCTGAGAAACAACAAATATTGGGTGAAGCATATGCATTGCGTGCCTATTCATATTTTGATCTTGTTAATTTATATGGTAAGCAATATAACCCTGCTACGGCATCTTCAGACAAAGGAGTGTCAATCAGTTTAGAAATTGATGTGGAGGCGGTATTGAAGCCTTCTACCGTACAGCAGGTGTATGATCAGATCCATTCTGATATTGCAAAAGCAGAAGGAATGATGCAGGAACAGCAGCAGCCAACAGGAAGTAATTACAGGTTTTCCAAAATTTCTTTAAAAGCTTTACAGGCAAGAATGGCATTGTATCAGGGAGATTGGAATAAAGCTTTGGATTATTCACAGCAGGTGCTTGCTATCAAGGATGGTTTAAGTAATTTAAATACAACCAATGTGGCTCCTCACCACTATGCTTCAGTAGAATCAATCATGGCTTTGGATAATGCATTCAATGGTTCTGTGAAGAATAATCTATCCTTTGCTGCTCCAGAGCTGATTTCATCTTATAATAAAACAACAGATAAGAGATTCGGACTTTATTTTGAAAAAGCTCCTGATCGTTATAATGTGATTAAAAAAGGAGATTCTGACTTTAGAGTAACCTTCAGAACAGCAGAAATGTATTTTATCAAATCTGAAGCATTACTGAAACTGAACAGACTTGATGAAGCTAAAGAAATTCTATTGAAAGTTTTAAAAAACAGATATACTCCGGAAGGATACACGTCTGTTCAAAACGCCGTTGCTCCAATGAATACCTCAGATTTCATGAATTTTATTCTGGAGGAAAGGTTCAGAGAATTCGCTGTAGAAGGCCACAGATGGTTTGATTTGAGAAGAGCAAATCAGAAGAAGATCGTTCATACAGTTGGTGGAAAAGAATATATTCTTGAACAAAATGATCCAAGATATACAATCGCATATCCACAAAGTGCAAGAAAGAATAATCCTAATTTATAG
- a CDS encoding SusC/RagA family TonB-linked outer membrane protein has product MKKTLILLPLLAAQVALAQEKKTITGKIEDGNTSSVIAGASIKIETQSVSTKTDLDGIIESVSVGTVADKDGKFILEIPIDTKSILVSFPGYESRIIQINEDKTNYTVRLVPEVSDKNKIQEVIITGYQKIEKRKQTSAVATVKMDNINQAGVASVDQMLSGQIAGVVVTPETGSPGGPAKIRIRGTASLSGPQDPLWVIDGLPLEGNDVPNFSDKDNIDQLQNFSIAGLNPNDIEDITILKDAAATAIYGARAANGVISITTKKGKKGSMRINFSADTFVTARPDFDKLNLMNASEKVDLELMLAKRSDLTYRSDRGEVMRILAQNNQLNDFRSGGLDALTPFTRNQINALRNNSTDWGKLLYRNAINRQYGVSVSGGGEHADYYFSLGYFDEQGTTIGTGFKRYNLTLKNNYRLSDKLTAGISVFGTASEKESFMTDADASASPVNYSRNANPYLSPYNADGSYRYDKDIDGFKDVYVPFNFLEERENTDYTLKNHSLKAILDLEYKVSKSLKFTSQLGIQYDTNKTEKYATENTYFTRKFREGTRYYKDGQYRYYLPVGGIKQNWDNDYFQYNWKLQGTYSTKINSVHEIDLMAGTEIRKTDDNTTLTRAFGYNASTKTGTPIVFPSSNDAAEKKYETYREMPRVENAYASMFATASYTYDQKYTFFGSVRYDGTNLFGVNKKYRYLPIWAVSGSWLVTKENFMQNITPVSNLRLRASYGLQGNIDRNTSPFFIGEYNYANILPGMREDVINVISPPNDKLRWEKTTNVNFGLDLGLLKNRINLTADVYSRKGTDMISMRETPLESGFEYTMANWGSLTNKGFELAISTRNINKENFKWSTTINFAHNKSNVVSEQPRDNARLPTREGLPVNAVFALKTAGIDENGNPMFWKGNEKVKIEDFFGLYDPYVDFLPGYFAQSKLSNEEMRNLFTYVGDRDPKFTGGIINTFKVHDFDLTISATFNFKQTVMKTPSYKGMELDRGRNYTRDIYEAGTSLPGITSPEMDSNPGWMGNKWLTDNNYNIYNLLDIWAKEISYVRISSIRLGYTLPKQFTAPMGISSLRLSVEGRNLFVFSNGYKGYFDPETYGNIYAQPITRSVTLGFNVSF; this is encoded by the coding sequence ATGAAAAAAACTCTAATCCTTTTACCTCTTTTAGCGGCCCAGGTAGCGTTGGCTCAGGAAAAGAAGACCATTACAGGAAAGATAGAAGACGGTAACACTTCCAGCGTAATTGCAGGAGCATCTATAAAAATAGAAACCCAGTCAGTTTCTACAAAAACCGATCTGGACGGTATCATCGAAAGTGTATCCGTAGGTACAGTAGCCGATAAAGACGGGAAATTTATACTGGAAATTCCGATAGATACGAAATCTATTCTGGTAAGCTTTCCAGGGTACGAATCACGTATCATCCAGATCAATGAAGATAAAACCAATTATACGGTAAGACTGGTTCCTGAAGTTTCAGATAAAAATAAAATTCAGGAAGTTATTATTACCGGATATCAGAAGATTGAAAAACGTAAGCAAACCTCAGCAGTTGCTACGGTAAAAATGGATAATATCAATCAGGCTGGGGTTGCGAGTGTAGACCAGATGCTATCCGGGCAGATTGCCGGGGTAGTGGTGACTCCGGAAACAGGATCTCCGGGAGGACCTGCAAAAATCAGAATCCGTGGAACAGCATCTTTGTCTGGTCCACAGGATCCGCTATGGGTAATTGATGGACTTCCGTTAGAAGGAAATGATGTCCCTAACTTCAGTGATAAAGATAATATCGATCAGCTTCAGAACTTCTCTATTGCAGGACTGAACCCAAACGATATTGAAGATATTACGATTCTTAAAGATGCTGCAGCAACGGCAATTTATGGAGCAAGAGCGGCCAACGGGGTAATTTCCATTACTACGAAAAAAGGAAAGAAAGGAAGCATGAGAATCAATTTCTCTGCCGATACTTTCGTAACAGCCCGTCCTGATTTTGATAAACTAAACCTGATGAATGCATCAGAGAAAGTAGATCTTGAATTAATGCTTGCCAAGCGTTCAGATCTTACTTACCGCTCAGATAGAGGAGAAGTGATGAGGATTTTAGCTCAAAATAACCAGCTAAATGATTTTAGAAGTGGTGGTCTTGATGCTTTAACTCCATTCACACGTAATCAAATCAACGCGTTAAGAAACAATAGTACAGATTGGGGAAAACTGTTGTACAGAAATGCAATCAATAGGCAATATGGAGTAAGTGTTTCCGGAGGTGGAGAACATGCAGATTACTATTTCTCTTTAGGATATTTTGATGAACAGGGAACCACTATTGGTACGGGATTCAAACGTTATAATCTTACTTTAAAGAACAATTATAGGTTAAGCGATAAGTTAACGGCTGGGATCTCTGTTTTTGGTACTGCGAGTGAGAAAGAATCATTCATGACGGATGCAGATGCTTCTGCAAGCCCGGTTAATTATTCAAGAAATGCCAATCCTTATCTGTCTCCTTATAATGCTGATGGAAGTTACAGATATGATAAAGATATAGATGGTTTTAAAGATGTATATGTTCCGTTCAACTTCCTGGAGGAAAGAGAGAATACAGATTATACACTGAAAAATCACTCTCTGAAAGCGATATTGGATTTAGAGTATAAAGTTTCAAAAAGCCTGAAATTTACTTCTCAGTTGGGTATTCAATATGATACCAATAAAACGGAAAAGTATGCTACTGAAAACACTTATTTTACAAGAAAGTTCAGAGAAGGAACGCGTTATTATAAGGATGGACAATACCGTTATTATTTACCCGTAGGAGGAATAAAACAAAACTGGGACAATGACTATTTCCAATACAACTGGAAATTACAGGGAACATACAGTACCAAAATCAATTCCGTACATGAAATTGATTTGATGGCTGGTACCGAAATTCGTAAAACAGACGATAATACAACGCTTACCAGAGCATTTGGTTATAATGCTTCTACAAAAACCGGAACACCAATTGTTTTCCCAAGCTCCAACGATGCTGCCGAAAAGAAATATGAAACTTACCGTGAAATGCCTCGTGTAGAAAATGCCTATGCTTCAATGTTTGCTACAGCTTCTTATACTTACGATCAGAAGTATACATTTTTCGGAAGTGTGAGATATGATGGTACCAATTTGTTTGGGGTTAATAAAAAGTATAGATATTTACCAATATGGGCAGTTTCAGGATCATGGCTGGTAACGAAGGAGAATTTCATGCAGAATATCACTCCTGTTTCCAATCTTAGACTGAGAGCGTCTTATGGTCTTCAGGGAAATATTGACCGTAACACTTCACCGTTCTTCATTGGTGAATACAATTATGCTAATATTCTTCCGGGAATGAGAGAAGATGTGATTAATGTAATCAGCCCGCCAAATGATAAACTTCGTTGGGAAAAAACTACCAACGTGAACTTTGGTCTTGACTTGGGATTGCTCAAGAACCGTATCAACCTTACCGCGGATGTTTACAGCAGAAAAGGTACGGATATGATCAGCATGAGAGAAACTCCGCTTGAATCAGGATTCGAATATACAATGGCAAACTGGGGAAGTCTTACCAATAAAGGTTTTGAATTGGCAATTTCTACCAGAAATATCAATAAAGAAAACTTCAAATGGTCAACTACGATCAACTTTGCACATAACAAAAGTAATGTAGTAAGTGAACAGCCTCGTGATAATGCCCGTCTTCCTACAAGAGAAGGTCTTCCGGTAAATGCTGTTTTTGCATTGAAAACTGCAGGAATAGATGAAAACGGAAACCCAATGTTCTGGAAAGGGAACGAAAAAGTGAAAATTGAAGATTTCTTCGGATTATATGATCCATATGTAGACTTCTTGCCTGGCTACTTCGCACAGTCAAAGCTTTCCAATGAAGAAATGAGAAATCTGTTTACCTATGTAGGAGATAGAGATCCGAAATTTACAGGAGGTATTATTAATACCTTTAAAGTACATGATTTCGACTTAACGATATCTGCAACATTCAACTTTAAACAGACGGTGATGAAAACACCATCATATAAAGGAATGGAACTGGATAGGGGAAGAAATTATACACGAGATATCTATGAGGCAGGAACTTCACTTCCGGGTATTACAAGTCCTGAGATGGATAGCAATCCCGGATGGATGGGAAATAAATGGCTTACAGATAACAATTATAATATTTACAATTTGTTAGATATCTGGGCTAAGGAGATCAGCTATGTAAGAATCAGCAGTATCCGTTTAGGGTATACACTTCCTAAACAATTTACAGCCCCTATGGGAATCAGCAGTCTTAGGCTGAGTGTAGAAGGACGTAACCTTTTTGTATTCAGTAACGGATATAAAGGATATTTTGATCCGGAAACGTATGGAAATATTTATGCACAACCTATTACCCGTTCAGTTACACTTGGATTTAATGTTTCTTTTTAA
- a CDS encoding zinc-dependent metalloprotease, whose translation MNRTILMKNYRLALYLGLAMASPAVLAQKKDTVKTTKDKTEKADVSSSKKTKKIDELIKKGTYKKGLFNTIQVKTDLYFEIPDSLMERQFLVVNKLSQVPLQVNEAGLNKGMNYENKIISFHRDRVAKKVWVRTSEAKVSSPKNDAITKSVKDNFSGSVIEVFDIEAQNNDSTSVAIKVNKVFDGNQKSFNDVLANVGLGGSVKSSLSFIEGVKTFPENLVVKSQLSTSVNEGGVDLPVTLGVTSNLVLLPKVPMKPRIADARVGFFSEKHWSFNDQQQKMDEKFFITRWNLEPKDEDREKYLRGELVEPKKQIVYYIDPSTPKQWREKIIAGVHDWQVAFEQAGFKNAVIAKMPDEKDEDFDIDDVRYSVITYAASPKSNAMGPSVVDPRSGEIIEADIIWWHNVMTSLQEWMRIQIGPIDPKARANKFSDEYMGEAIRFVSSHEVGHTFGLKHNMGSSFAFPVESLRSKEFTDKMGGTAPSIMDYARYNYVAQPEDGVTAITPKIGIYDKYAIEWGYRWYPDEFAEKRALKNLIDKHEDDPLYFYGEQQSYLETIDPRSQSEDLGDDAMKASEYGMKNLKVVANNLLKWTYEDGKDYTDAGKLYMGVIGQWDLYTGHVMANVGGIYLNNTVFGNKKKAYEAVPAETQRRAVDYLVKNSIHLPEWLFFNPITEKTYSVKNSPMGPFEQTPYTLARGMQYANIYSLFMDDRLLRLLENELKHEVSGSKDKIYTVENLFEQVRTAIFNKKGSLTMLEKMAQKNYVDALIVSVNKLFEKTAVKTLKTDQTLNMPMICNYHEEGKNLRNINYSSMKRVSEVTTYKRAELQKVLNILNNTRYRGDDASRAHYTDLIIRIEEALNK comes from the coding sequence ATGAATCGGACTATTTTAATGAAGAATTACAGGCTTGCACTGTATCTTGGACTAGCAATGGCATCGCCGGCAGTTCTGGCACAGAAAAAAGATACTGTAAAAACAACCAAGGACAAAACCGAAAAAGCAGATGTTTCATCATCAAAGAAAACAAAAAAGATTGACGAGCTGATTAAGAAAGGAACTTATAAAAAAGGACTTTTCAATACCATTCAGGTAAAAACAGATCTTTATTTTGAAATTCCTGATAGTTTGATGGAACGTCAGTTTTTGGTAGTGAACAAGCTATCTCAGGTGCCATTGCAGGTAAATGAAGCTGGTCTGAACAAAGGAATGAACTATGAAAATAAGATTATTTCTTTTCACAGAGACAGAGTGGCTAAAAAGGTATGGGTAAGAACTTCTGAAGCGAAAGTATCTTCTCCTAAAAATGATGCCATTACAAAATCTGTTAAAGATAACTTTTCAGGATCTGTCATTGAAGTTTTTGATATTGAAGCTCAGAACAATGATTCTACTTCGGTAGCTATTAAAGTGAATAAGGTTTTTGACGGAAATCAGAAAAGCTTTAATGATGTGTTGGCTAATGTAGGTCTTGGTGGCTCAGTAAAATCAAGTCTTTCCTTTATTGAAGGAGTAAAAACATTCCCGGAAAACCTTGTGGTGAAATCTCAGCTGAGCACTTCTGTGAATGAAGGTGGAGTAGATTTACCGGTAACACTTGGAGTAACCAGCAACTTGGTATTGCTTCCTAAAGTGCCTATGAAACCAAGAATTGCAGATGCAAGAGTAGGATTCTTTAGTGAAAAGCATTGGTCCTTTAACGACCAGCAGCAGAAAATGGATGAGAAGTTTTTCATCACTCGTTGGAACCTGGAGCCTAAAGATGAAGACAGAGAAAAATATCTGAGAGGTGAGTTGGTAGAGCCTAAAAAGCAGATTGTTTATTATATAGATCCTTCAACACCTAAACAGTGGCGTGAAAAGATCATTGCAGGAGTTCATGACTGGCAGGTTGCTTTTGAGCAGGCAGGTTTCAAGAATGCGGTGATTGCTAAGATGCCGGATGAAAAGGATGAAGATTTCGATATTGATGATGTAAGATATTCCGTGATTACCTATGCGGCTTCTCCTAAGTCTAACGCGATGGGGCCATCCGTAGTAGACCCTAGAAGTGGTGAGATCATTGAAGCCGATATCATCTGGTGGCATAATGTAATGACTTCTCTTCAGGAATGGATGAGAATTCAAATAGGACCTATCGATCCGAAGGCAAGAGCCAATAAATTCAGTGATGAATATATGGGAGAAGCCATTCGTTTTGTATCCTCTCACGAAGTGGGACATACTTTCGGACTGAAGCACAATATGGGATCTTCTTTTGCATTCCCTGTAGAATCGCTTCGTTCCAAAGAATTTACAGATAAAATGGGTGGAACTGCTCCATCTATCATGGATTATGCGCGTTACAACTACGTAGCTCAGCCGGAAGATGGTGTTACAGCCATCACTCCAAAAATCGGAATCTATGATAAGTATGCTATTGAATGGGGTTACCGTTGGTATCCGGATGAATTTGCTGAGAAAAGAGCATTAAAAAATCTGATTGATAAGCATGAAGATGACCCGTTGTATTTCTATGGTGAACAGCAAAGCTACCTTGAAACCATAGATCCACGTTCACAGTCGGAAGACTTGGGTGATGATGCCATGAAAGCCAGCGAATACGGAATGAAAAACCTGAAAGTTGTAGCCAATAATCTTTTAAAATGGACCTATGAAGATGGTAAAGATTATACGGATGCAGGTAAATTATACATGGGAGTGATTGGACAATGGGATCTGTATACAGGGCATGTAATGGCAAACGTAGGTGGTATTTACCTGAACAATACAGTTTTCGGAAACAAGAAAAAAGCCTATGAAGCAGTTCCTGCTGAAACCCAGAGAAGAGCGGTTGATTACCTGGTTAAAAACTCAATCCACCTTCCGGAATGGTTATTCTTTAATCCGATTACTGAGAAAACATATTCGGTGAAAAATTCACCAATGGGGCCGTTTGAGCAGACGCCATATACCCTGGCAAGAGGAATGCAGTATGCCAATATCTATTCCCTGTTTATGGATGACCGATTACTTAGACTCCTTGAGAACGAGTTGAAGCATGAAGTTTCAGGTTCTAAAGATAAGATCTACACTGTAGAAAACTTATTTGAACAGGTGAGAACAGCCATTTTTAATAAGAAAGGAAGCCTCACAATGCTTGAAAAAATGGCTCAGAAAAACTACGTGGATGCACTGATTGTTTCGGTGAACAAATTATTCGAAAAAACAGCCGTAAAAACATTGAAGACAGATCAGACGTTGAATATGCCAATGATCTGCAACTATCATGAAGAAGGTAAAAACCTTAGAAACATCAATTATTCATCCATGAAGAGAGTATCTGAAGTTACAACGTACAAGAGAGCAGAGCTGCAAAAAGTTCTGAATATACTGAATAACACCAGATACAGAGGTGATGACGCTTCAAGAGCGCATTACACAGACTTAATCATTCGTATTGAAGAGGCTTTAAACAAATAA
- a CDS encoding histidine kinase, whose protein sequence is MQKKLNINFKHALSQKSIYVAALSTCLIAVVAFAILSHLIAEDNRKNNEDFAKKTFFRKYESVESEFRNIEDYQYLLRELIQKDGLKNYRDYSLVLNDLNKKRNLLTYSWYYFDNSKTGKYESNNPLSGIFKERNKEEGSIAIKNRGSGHFKDLLISRKDSMFWVSYDSLILPQKNVLYYGSTVSLDDLHQYFTNVDKSSNTYAYVFTKEGICITHPEKKYIGKNVFNFTDIKAKDTLCSKIKSGYTEGLANSEYLGMEVTRFIKPLKTDNFDGYAVINYVNFITDENINKVKAYTIYIFLAALFMIVTVFILFQRATSIAYKEKGKIQSEKNLLLIENEKMHKAEVINQLQQLKNNINPHFLFNSLNSLYMLIGINKENAQKFTMNLSKIYRYLIVPPKENIVPVSKEIDFIQKYMELLKSRFDEELNFQLIIKDPESLKKRIPYLSLQIVTENAIKHNVATIDQPLEITIEVEEKGITVKNTYQPKTEGVQGEKFGIDYLNQVYEYFRENPLHISVDGENFICFLPLMK, encoded by the coding sequence ATGCAGAAGAAATTGAATATTAATTTTAAACACGCCTTATCCCAAAAATCTATTTACGTTGCCGCTTTATCCACCTGTCTGATTGCAGTAGTGGCCTTTGCTATTTTAAGTCATTTAATTGCTGAAGATAACCGTAAAAATAATGAAGACTTTGCGAAAAAAACGTTCTTCAGGAAATATGAATCGGTGGAAAGCGAATTCAGAAATATTGAAGACTATCAGTATCTGCTTCGTGAACTGATTCAAAAAGACGGATTGAAGAACTATAGAGATTATTCTCTGGTTTTGAATGATTTAAATAAAAAAAGAAACCTGTTAACCTACAGCTGGTATTATTTTGATAACAGTAAAACGGGAAAGTATGAAAGTAATAATCCGTTATCAGGCATTTTCAAGGAGAGAAATAAGGAAGAAGGATCTATTGCTATAAAAAATAGAGGTTCCGGTCACTTCAAAGATCTTTTAATAAGCCGTAAAGACAGTATGTTCTGGGTAAGTTATGATTCTCTCATATTGCCGCAGAAAAATGTTCTGTATTATGGTTCTACTGTAAGTTTAGATGATCTTCATCAATATTTTACCAATGTAGATAAAAGTTCAAATACCTATGCTTATGTTTTTACCAAGGAAGGAATCTGCATTACCCATCCCGAAAAAAAGTACATCGGGAAGAATGTTTTCAATTTCACAGATATTAAAGCAAAAGACACTTTATGCAGTAAGATAAAATCAGGATATACGGAAGGTCTTGCCAACTCAGAATATTTGGGAATGGAAGTTACGCGTTTTATAAAACCTTTGAAAACTGACAATTTTGATGGATATGCAGTGATTAATTATGTCAACTTTATTACAGATGAAAATATCAATAAAGTAAAAGCTTATACAATTTATATATTTCTGGCGGCTTTATTTATGATTGTCACTGTTTTTATTTTATTCCAGCGGGCTACCAGTATTGCTTACAAAGAAAAAGGAAAAATACAGTCCGAGAAAAATCTCTTGCTGATAGAGAATGAAAAAATGCATAAAGCAGAAGTCATTAACCAGCTGCAGCAGCTTAAGAATAATATCAACCCGCATTTTCTGTTCAATTCCCTGAACTCTTTATATATGTTGATTGGAATTAATAAGGAGAATGCCCAGAAGTTTACAATGAATCTTTCGAAGATCTACAGGTATCTGATTGTGCCCCCAAAGGAAAATATAGTACCTGTTTCCAAAGAAATTGATTTTATCCAGAAATATATGGAGCTTTTGAAAAGCAGGTTTGATGAAGAACTGAATTTTCAGCTTATCATAAAAGACCCTGAAAGTTTAAAGAAACGGATTCCTTATTTATCTCTTCAGATTGTAACGGAAAATGCTATAAAACATAATGTTGCAACGATAGATCAGCCCTTGGAAATTACGATAGAAGTAGAAGAAAAAGGAATCACGGTAAAGAATACTTATCAACCCAAAACCGAAGGAGTGCAGGGAGAAAAATTCGGAATTGATTATTTGAATCAGGTTTATGAGTATTTTAGAGAAAATCCTCTTCATATTTCTGTAGATGGTGAAAACTTTATATGTTTTTTGCCATTAATGAAATAA
- a CDS encoding thioredoxin family protein — protein MKKIISGISIVCSIIISAQETIQFQELPFKEIIAKAKKEKKLVFIDAYASWCGPCKMMEKNVFPQKSVREYFNTNFINARFDMEKGEGRDLAAKFGVRSYPTYLFLNGEGELVSRNTGYMEESMFVAMAQDINSQGNKKGSLKERFASGEKDPEFLINIMKLNSDTDYEFAKKASERYFENKKASDPLSKEEIGYMLFFLKSAEDTNYKPFISRKAEIIKYLPEETYNEFDGQIKLSKIVEQSIDDKNKKVNDEYFMKMAEPLVGKQAATTKLNQTKLNYYEQNANFPEYEKAALEYYKNPDTFNPDELLRAAWVFVDHIQTQSSLKKATEWAEKSVMRGETSENTYILAKLYFLTGNKDMAKNYAEMSRNMAVQANRDSKLAEELLKQIK, from the coding sequence ATGAAGAAGATCATCTCCGGGATATCTATTGTTTGTTCTATCATCATCTCTGCTCAAGAGACTATACAGTTTCAGGAACTACCTTTTAAAGAAATTATAGCAAAAGCCAAAAAAGAAAAGAAATTGGTTTTTATTGATGCGTATGCTTCCTGGTGTGGGCCATGCAAAATGATGGAAAAAAATGTTTTTCCACAGAAATCCGTGAGAGAATATTTCAATACCAACTTCATTAATGCAAGATTCGACATGGAAAAAGGAGAAGGAAGAGATCTCGCTGCCAAATTTGGTGTTCGATCTTACCCCACTTATCTTTTCCTGAACGGTGAAGGTGAGCTTGTTTCCAGAAACACTGGTTATATGGAAGAAAGCATGTTTGTAGCCATGGCTCAGGACATCAATTCACAAGGGAATAAAAAAGGTTCTCTTAAAGAAAGATTTGCCAGTGGAGAAAAAGATCCGGAATTCCTGATCAATATTATGAAGCTTAACTCTGATACAGATTATGAGTTTGCAAAAAAAGCTTCTGAAAGATATTTTGAAAATAAAAAAGCTTCTGATCCTCTTTCAAAAGAAGAAATAGGTTACATGCTATTTTTTCTGAAATCAGCAGAAGATACCAATTATAAACCTTTTATCTCCAGAAAAGCTGAGATCATCAAATACCTTCCTGAAGAGACATATAATGAATTTGATGGCCAAATAAAGCTATCAAAAATTGTAGAACAGTCCATTGATGATAAAAACAAAAAGGTGAATGATGAGTACTTCATGAAAATGGCTGAACCATTGGTAGGAAAACAAGCTGCTACAACTAAGCTCAACCAAACAAAGCTTAACTATTACGAACAAAATGCCAATTTCCCGGAATATGAAAAAGCAGCTTTGGAGTACTATAAAAATCCAGATACCTTCAATCCTGATGAGCTTTTAAGAGCTGCATGGGTATTTGTAGATCATATACAAACACAGTCCTCTTTAAAGAAGGCTACTGAATGGGCTGAAAAGTCCGTAATGAGAGGAGAAACTTCAGAAAACACCTATATCTTAGCTAAACTTTATTTCTTAACAGGAAATAAAGATATGGCAAAAAATTACGCTGAAATGTCTAGAAATATGGCAGTTCAAGCTAACAGAGATTCGAAATTAGCGGAGGAATTATTAAAACAAATAAAATAA